One segment of Pantoea sp. Lij88 DNA contains the following:
- the rfaC gene encoding lipopolysaccharide heptosyltransferase RfaC: MHVLIVKTSSMGDVLHSLPALTDAMHAIPGIRFDWVVEENFAQIPGWHPAVDKVLPVAIRRWRKHWFGSQQREERVLFKRELQSREYDIVIDAQGLIKSAALVTRLSKGVKHGQDSRSAREPFASWWYDVRHEVSKRQHAVERTRELFAKSLGYEKPQSQGDYAIAGHFLHHLPADAQHYLVFLHATTRDNKHWPESHWRQLIEQMQPSGLRVKLPWGAEHEHQRALRLAEGFEHVEVLPKLTLEAIAQQLAGARAVVSVDTGLSHLTAALDRPNLTLYGPTDPGLIGGYGQNQQALSAPNHNLAELTADTVAEKLRAVITENTP; the protein is encoded by the coding sequence ATGCACGTCCTGATTGTTAAAACTTCTTCAATGGGCGATGTGCTACATTCGCTTCCTGCACTGACCGATGCGATGCATGCCATCCCCGGTATCCGTTTCGACTGGGTGGTGGAAGAGAACTTTGCGCAGATTCCTGGCTGGCATCCCGCCGTCGACAAGGTGTTACCGGTTGCGATTCGCCGCTGGCGCAAACACTGGTTTGGCAGTCAGCAGCGTGAAGAGCGCGTGCTGTTTAAGCGCGAGTTACAGTCACGTGAGTACGATATCGTGATTGATGCGCAGGGGCTGATCAAAAGTGCCGCGCTGGTCACCCGCTTATCGAAAGGGGTGAAGCATGGACAGGACAGCCGGAGCGCGCGTGAGCCGTTTGCCAGCTGGTGGTATGACGTCCGCCATGAGGTCAGTAAGCGACAACACGCGGTTGAGCGAACGCGCGAACTGTTTGCCAAAAGCCTGGGCTATGAAAAGCCGCAAAGCCAGGGTGACTACGCGATTGCCGGACACTTCCTGCATCATCTGCCCGCTGATGCACAGCATTACCTGGTCTTTCTGCATGCCACGACCCGTGACAACAAGCACTGGCCGGAATCGCACTGGCGACAGCTGATTGAGCAGATGCAGCCCAGCGGTCTGCGGGTGAAACTGCCCTGGGGTGCGGAACACGAGCATCAACGCGCACTGCGGCTTGCAGAAGGCTTTGAGCATGTTGAGGTGCTGCCTAAGCTGACGCTGGAAGCGATAGCCCAACAGCTGGCGGGCGCACGGGCGGTGGTCTCGGTAGATACCGGATTAAGTCACCTGACGGCGGCGCTGGATCGTCCCAACCTCACGCTGTATGGCCCGACCGATCCTGGTTTGATTGGGGGTTACGGGCAGAACCAACAGGCACTGAGCGCCCCGAATCATAATCTGGCGGAGCTGACAGCTGACACGGTGGCAGAAAAACTGCGGGCCGTTATTACGGAAAACACGCCATGA
- a CDS encoding glycosyltransferase family 9 protein: MNYVLIYLLLLPFRAIMRLFYRPTGRSLIIQTAKIGDFINITPMLRALGQSELLISKAVEPLARHDDTVSRYFLIEDAKRSFFAKLKLAFTLMNRYDNVYLVQPNSVNLFFAALCNAPNKQFLRTYVRKSYHKTFYRSASGIVDHAKTDLTLDSYLKLINRDYRYTDFPKHATSPLWQPPVPPAALQNPRSGIKIGISISAGNKAKTIPASIWQQLMTSLDDLPCTFYVFGPPAEQPWLDELLSLTGPKENIVSLIGELKLEEVPWAISQMDFYIASDSGNAYIADAQQIPVIMLYGPCEVREQRPVNNVLFIGPDNIDASTFVFATRFKFDQPAEKLFGLDHDKLTRIQTFITHNLE, translated from the coding sequence ATGAACTATGTGCTGATCTACCTGCTGCTTCTGCCTTTCCGGGCCATAATGCGGCTGTTTTACCGGCCAACCGGACGCAGCTTAATCATCCAGACGGCGAAGATTGGTGATTTTATCAATATCACACCCATGCTTCGCGCGCTGGGTCAGTCTGAGCTGCTGATCAGCAAAGCGGTGGAGCCGCTGGCGCGTCACGATGACACGGTCAGCCGCTATTTCCTGATTGAAGACGCAAAGCGCAGCTTTTTTGCCAAACTGAAACTCGCGTTCACCCTGATGAACCGCTATGACAACGTCTATCTGGTGCAGCCAAACAGCGTAAACCTGTTCTTTGCCGCGTTATGCAACGCACCGAATAAGCAGTTTCTGCGCACCTATGTGCGGAAGTCCTACCATAAGACGTTCTATCGCAGCGCCAGCGGCATTGTCGACCACGCTAAGACAGATTTGACGCTGGACAGTTATCTGAAGCTGATTAACCGTGACTATCGCTACACCGATTTCCCTAAACACGCGACCTCGCCGCTCTGGCAGCCGCCCGTGCCGCCCGCCGCGCTGCAGAATCCGCGCAGTGGCATTAAAATAGGCATCAGCATTTCTGCCGGTAATAAGGCCAAGACGATTCCTGCCAGCATCTGGCAGCAGCTGATGACCTCGCTGGATGACCTGCCCTGCACCTTTTATGTGTTTGGCCCACCAGCGGAGCAGCCGTGGCTGGATGAGTTACTGAGTCTGACCGGCCCAAAAGAGAATATTGTCAGTCTGATTGGTGAGCTAAAGCTGGAAGAGGTTCCGTGGGCCATTTCGCAGATGGATTTCTATATCGCCTCTGACTCTGGCAATGCCTATATTGCGGATGCGCAGCAGATCCCGGTGATCATGCTTTACGGCCCATGTGAAGTCAGAGAACAGCGTCCGGTTAATAATGTGTTGTTCATCGGACCGGATAATATTGACGCCTCGACGTTCGTTTTTGCCACCCGTTTTAAGTTTGATCAGCCTGCTGAAAAATTATTCGGGCTGGATCACGATAAACTGACTAGAATACAAACGTTTATTACTCATAATCTGGAATAG
- a CDS encoding glycosyltransferase family 2 protein, translating into MSARQRLSVVMIAKNEAELLPDCLASVSWADEIIVLDSGSSDDSVEIATQAGAQVYRNDDWQGYGIQRQRAQDYATGDMILMIDADERVSPELRAAIEQVLVAPPSRTVYSLGRSNLFLGRFMRHSGWYPDRVMRLYPRTFRYNDNLVHESLQSDGAPVVALPGDLHHLTCRDLIAFQRKQLAYAEAWATERHQRGKRCSLFSVFSHTLGAFVKTLLLRAGFLDGKQGWILAVVNAQYTFNKYSALWALNHASAKGRV; encoded by the coding sequence ATGTCAGCACGCCAACGTCTTTCCGTGGTGATGATCGCCAAAAATGAAGCGGAACTCCTGCCTGATTGCCTGGCCTCGGTCAGCTGGGCCGATGAAATTATCGTGCTGGACTCTGGTAGCAGTGACGACAGTGTCGAAATCGCCACGCAGGCCGGGGCGCAGGTCTACCGCAACGATGACTGGCAGGGTTATGGCATTCAGCGCCAGCGCGCGCAGGACTATGCCACCGGCGACATGATTCTGATGATCGATGCGGATGAGCGCGTTTCACCCGAACTGCGTGCCGCGATTGAGCAGGTCCTGGTCGCCCCACCCAGCCGTACGGTTTATAGCCTGGGCCGCAGTAATCTGTTCCTCGGCCGCTTTATGCGCCACAGTGGCTGGTATCCTGACCGCGTAATGCGCCTCTATCCCCGCACCTTCCGCTACAATGACAATCTGGTGCATGAATCACTGCAGAGTGACGGTGCGCCGGTGGTGGCATTGCCCGGCGATCTGCACCATCTGACCTGCCGTGATTTAATCGCCTTTCAGCGTAAGCAACTGGCCTATGCTGAAGCCTGGGCTACGGAACGCCATCAGCGCGGTAAGCGTTGCAGCCTGTTTTCTGTATTCAGCCATACGCTGGGCGCGTTCGTGAAAACGCTGCTGCTGCGTGCCGGTTTTCTTGACGGTAAGCAGGGCTGGATTCTGGCGGTGGTCAACGCGCAGTATACCTTCAATAAATATTCAGCCCTCTGGGCGCTGAATCATGCTTCGGCAAAAGGGCGAGTATGA
- a CDS encoding glycosyltransferase, giving the protein MSTSPLLSIITPMYNAGSMFDEFMQSLLAQTLTALEIIIVDDGSTDGSGERADHYAQQHSHIRVIHQENGGVSRARNAGLAIARGKYVTFPDADDTMQPEMYQTLVTLAEADNLDAAQCNAEWFFKHSQRVKPLIPLDRLRSTPVLSGADWLNTALKTHRYMHVVWLGIYRRELIEQHQLQFEPGLHHQDIPWTTEFMLLAKRVRYTEAVLYRYYMHDASISNRKRTGERNVEYQRHYLKIARLLEELNNRYRDRVKIYPSFHYQVTHEALSVCHSVRREPDARARQAIIADLFATRTHLRMLRNARGIKQWYQLLLWLARLYRWREK; this is encoded by the coding sequence ATGAGTACTTCTCCTCTGCTGAGTATCATTACCCCGATGTACAACGCGGGCAGCATGTTTGATGAGTTCATGCAGTCACTGCTGGCGCAGACGCTGACCGCGCTGGAAATCATTATTGTCGATGATGGTTCCACTGACGGCTCAGGCGAGCGTGCCGACCACTATGCACAGCAGCATTCGCATATTCGTGTGATTCATCAGGAAAATGGCGGCGTATCGCGCGCGCGTAACGCTGGTCTCGCGATAGCCCGCGGGAAATATGTCACCTTTCCTGATGCGGATGACACCATGCAGCCTGAGATGTATCAGACGCTGGTGACGCTGGCGGAAGCGGATAACCTGGATGCGGCTCAGTGCAACGCCGAGTGGTTTTTCAAACACAGCCAGCGGGTAAAACCGCTGATTCCGCTGGATCGTTTGCGCAGCACGCCGGTGCTAAGCGGGGCTGACTGGCTCAACACCGCGCTGAAAACCCATCGTTATATGCATGTCGTCTGGCTGGGCATCTATCGCCGGGAGCTGATTGAGCAGCATCAGTTGCAGTTCGAGCCGGGTTTGCATCATCAGGATATTCCCTGGACCACCGAGTTTATGCTGCTGGCAAAACGTGTGCGCTATACCGAAGCGGTGCTCTATCGCTACTATATGCACGACGCCTCCATCAGCAATCGCAAACGGACCGGCGAGCGCAACGTTGAATATCAGCGTCACTACCTGAAGATTGCGCGGCTGCTGGAAGAGCTCAACAATCGCTATCGTGACCGCGTGAAGATCTACCCGTCATTTCACTATCAGGTGACGCATGAAGCGCTGAGCGTCTGCCACAGTGTGAGACGTGAGCCTGATGCCCGGGCACGACAGGCCATCATTGCCGATCTGTTTGCAACCCGGACCCACCTGCGTATGTTACGCAATGCCCGGGGAATTAAGCAGTGGTATCAGTTGCTGCTATGGCTGGCCCGGCTCTATCGCTGGCGTGAGAAATAA
- a CDS encoding glycosyltransferase, translating into MAITPLADAVQQSQLLVNTLADTDDNPVHVAFGINHAYARGLGITLFSLLSHHPDTAFHAHIFSDSLREEDVEKLCSLATGHRLAITLHIFNSDWVDQLPAVGRYPKSIHYRFLIPGTVASYSDRVIYIDADTLVVGDYSPLFSLDMTDYTLAACNDTPRARQNQCAKLGLTHHHYFNSGFMLINIPRWLERQTTARITDVLVTRGAEFGFPDQDALNIVLEDEILILPDRYNQIYDIIANKVWDYTAVPADTVMIHYTGKCKPWHAWAGSDLAQRYYSYYQRSPWASQPLDAPKHYKEMKRFSRIKWHHKQYAESMSWMMKYVSLKFFKQSEQ; encoded by the coding sequence ATGGCAATTACCCCTCTTGCTGATGCCGTTCAGCAAAGTCAGCTGCTGGTTAACACGCTTGCTGACACGGATGACAATCCGGTTCACGTTGCGTTTGGCATTAACCACGCCTACGCGCGTGGCCTGGGCATTACGTTGTTTTCACTTCTCAGCCATCATCCCGATACAGCTTTCCACGCCCATATTTTCTCAGACTCGCTTCGCGAAGAGGATGTGGAAAAACTGTGCTCGCTGGCCACGGGACACCGTCTGGCGATCACGCTGCATATCTTTAACAGCGACTGGGTTGATCAGTTGCCTGCGGTCGGACGCTACCCTAAAAGCATCCATTACCGCTTCCTGATCCCCGGAACCGTGGCGAGCTACAGCGACCGGGTGATCTATATTGATGCGGATACCCTGGTCGTAGGCGATTACTCTCCCCTGTTCAGCCTGGATATGACGGATTACACGCTGGCGGCCTGTAATGACACGCCGCGTGCACGCCAGAATCAGTGCGCGAAGCTCGGGCTGACGCATCATCACTATTTCAACTCCGGCTTTATGCTGATCAATATTCCCCGCTGGCTCGAAAGGCAGACCACCGCGCGCATTACCGACGTGCTGGTAACGCGGGGCGCAGAGTTTGGTTTTCCCGATCAGGATGCGCTGAATATCGTGCTGGAGGATGAGATCCTGATCCTGCCAGACCGCTATAACCAGATTTACGACATCATCGCCAATAAAGTCTGGGATTATACGGCCGTGCCAGCGGACACCGTGATGATTCACTACACCGGCAAATGTAAACCCTGGCATGCCTGGGCTGGCAGCGATCTTGCCCAGCGCTACTACAGCTATTACCAGCGCTCACCCTGGGCTTCACAACCGCTTGATGCACCAAAACATTATAAAGAGATGAAGCGATTTTCCCGCATTAAGTGGCATCATAAACAGTATGCTGAAAGCATGAGCTGGATGATGAAGTATGTCAGTCTCAAGTTCTTTAAGCAGAGCGAGCAATAG
- a CDS encoding glycosyltransferase family 4 protein: MSKLRLAIVRQKYRPDGGAERFISRALEALGSEQLDLNIITRSWQGTPNPDWHLHICNPSKLGRVSRERGFARAARACWEREKFDIVQSHERIAGCDIFRAGDGVHRVWLEQRARIVSSFQRLSATLSPYHRYVLQAEAEMFNSPTLKAVICNSEMVKRDILRCFSLDAGKIHVIHNAIDASRFQPATEAARRATRQQLALPDSATVLIYVGSGFERKGLKAAIQALAASDRYLIVVGQDKQLQRYQQLANQLNCLDRLRFVGVQQDVQPFYHAADGLLLPTLYDPFPNVVLEAMACGLPVITSTGCGGAEFITAGQEGFVCDALDISGLNQAVNAIPALSVDSRMGEAARRKIEPYGPQRLAQALTSLYQQVLSSN, encoded by the coding sequence ATGAGTAAGTTACGGCTGGCGATTGTCCGGCAGAAATATCGTCCGGATGGCGGTGCCGAGCGTTTTATCTCACGCGCGCTTGAAGCGCTGGGCAGCGAACAGCTCGATCTCAATATCATAACCCGCAGCTGGCAGGGCACGCCGAATCCGGACTGGCATCTGCATATCTGCAATCCCTCAAAGCTGGGTCGGGTATCCCGTGAGCGCGGTTTTGCCCGCGCAGCCCGCGCCTGCTGGGAACGCGAAAAGTTCGATATTGTGCAAAGTCATGAGCGCATCGCGGGCTGTGACATTTTCCGCGCGGGTGATGGCGTGCATCGCGTCTGGCTGGAACAGCGCGCGCGCATCGTCTCATCGTTTCAACGGCTAAGCGCGACGCTCAGTCCTTACCATCGCTATGTGCTGCAGGCGGAAGCGGAGATGTTTAACTCTCCGACGCTGAAAGCGGTGATCTGTAATTCAGAAATGGTAAAGCGGGATATCCTGCGTTGTTTCTCGCTCGACGCCGGTAAAATTCACGTTATTCATAACGCCATTGACGCCAGCCGTTTCCAGCCTGCCACAGAAGCAGCCCGTCGCGCTACCCGCCAGCAGCTGGCCCTGCCCGATTCCGCGACCGTACTGATTTATGTCGGCTCCGGCTTTGAGCGCAAGGGGCTGAAAGCCGCAATCCAGGCGCTGGCCGCCAGCGATCGCTATCTGATTGTGGTCGGTCAGGATAAGCAGCTACAACGTTATCAGCAGCTGGCAAACCAGCTTAACTGCCTGGATCGCCTGCGCTTTGTCGGTGTGCAGCAGGATGTGCAGCCGTTCTATCACGCGGCAGATGGCCTGCTGCTGCCCACGCTCTATGATCCCTTCCCGAACGTAGTGCTGGAGGCGATGGCCTGCGGCTTACCGGTGATTACCAGCACCGGCTGCGGTGGTGCAGAATTTATTACCGCTGGTCAGGAAGGCTTCGTCTGCGATGCATTAGATATCAGCGGGTTAAATCAGGCGGTTAACGCAATACCGGCACTTTCCGTTGATTCACGAATGGGCGAGGCGGCACGGCGCAAAATTGAACCTTACGGCCCCCAACGACTGGCGCAGGCGCTGACTTCCCTTTATCAGCAGGTACTGAGTAGCAACTGA
- the waaA gene encoding lipid IV(A) 3-deoxy-D-manno-octulosonic acid transferase, protein MTTIYTTLLYLIQPLIWLRLWLRGRKAPAYRKRWAERYGYCVGKVKPDGIVLHSVSVGETLAAIPLVRALRHRYPTLPITVTTMTPTGSERAQSAFGKDVHHVYLPYDLPGSINRFLDTVNPRLVIIMETELWPNIIRILHQRNIPLVIANARLSARSAKGYRKLGKFMRQLLQSITLIAAQNAEDGDRFLSLGLKRSQLTITGSLKFDISVTPELAARAVTLRRQWAPRRPVWIATSTHEGEEAIVLDAHRRLLQTFPDLLLILVPRHPERFNDARELTQARGFSFILRSSGEIPSGSTQVVIGDSMGELMLLYGIADLAFVGGSLVERGGHNPLEPAAHALPVLMGPHIWNFKDICSKLQEGQGLITVTDVMSLVKEVTNLLQDDDYRRYYGRHAVDVLHQNQGALQRLLQLLEPHLPPRTH, encoded by the coding sequence ATGACGACCATTTACACCACATTGCTCTACTTAATTCAGCCACTGATTTGGCTGCGCCTGTGGCTGCGCGGTCGTAAAGCGCCTGCCTATCGCAAACGCTGGGCGGAACGCTATGGCTATTGTGTCGGCAAAGTGAAGCCCGACGGCATTGTGCTGCATTCGGTCTCGGTGGGTGAAACTCTGGCCGCGATTCCGCTGGTGCGTGCGCTGCGTCATCGTTACCCGACCCTGCCGATTACCGTCACTACGATGACGCCGACCGGCTCAGAGCGCGCGCAGTCTGCTTTCGGCAAAGATGTGCATCACGTCTATCTGCCTTATGACCTGCCGGGCTCAATTAATCGTTTTCTGGATACGGTCAACCCACGGCTGGTGATCATCATGGAAACCGAGCTGTGGCCGAACATTATCCGCATTCTGCACCAGCGTAATATTCCGCTGGTGATCGCCAATGCCCGCCTTTCCGCCCGCTCCGCCAAAGGCTACCGCAAGCTGGGTAAATTCATGCGCCAGCTGTTGCAGAGCATCACCCTGATCGCGGCGCAGAACGCAGAAGATGGCGACCGCTTCCTGAGTCTGGGCCTGAAACGTTCACAACTGACGATTACCGGCAGCCTGAAATTTGATATTTCCGTGACGCCCGAACTGGCCGCCAGAGCGGTGACGCTGCGTCGCCAGTGGGCACCGCGTCGTCCGGTGTGGATCGCTACCAGTACGCATGAAGGCGAAGAAGCCATTGTGCTGGATGCTCATCGCCGCCTGCTGCAGACCTTCCCGGACCTGCTGCTGATTCTGGTGCCCCGCCATCCCGAGCGCTTCAACGATGCCCGTGAACTGACGCAGGCACGTGGTTTCAGTTTTATCCTGCGCAGCAGCGGTGAGATCCCTTCTGGCTCAACGCAGGTGGTCATCGGTGATTCGATGGGTGAACTGATGCTGCTTTACGGCATTGCCGATCTGGCGTTTGTCGGCGGCAGCCTGGTTGAACGGGGTGGACACAACCCGCTTGAACCGGCCGCCCATGCTCTTCCGGTTCTGATGGGACCCCATATCTGGAATTTCAAAGATATCTGCAGCAAGTTGCAGGAAGGCCAGGGGCTGATCACCGTGACCGACGTGATGTCGCTGGTAAAAGAGGTCACCAACCTGTTACAGGATGATGATTACCGCCGTTATTACGGACGCCATGCGGTGGACGTGCTGCACCAGAATCAGGGTGCGCTCCAGCGTCTGCTACAGTTACTCGAACCGCATCTGCCTCCCCGGACTCACTAA
- the rfaQ gene encoding putative lipopolysaccharide heptosyltransferase III: MASLTPANFSPKNILLIKLRHHGDMLLTTPAINALHERYPQASIDVLLYKETRPMLEAHPAIRHLHVIDRKWKQEGTWRKLGHERALIRAVRDAHYDLVINLADQWRAALITRFSAAPVRIGFAFKKRDNALWRWCHNRLVPTHNHSKLHTVEQNMSALAPLGISSDGARVSMHYSDADQQTVQARLAEHHVTAPYIVVQPTSRWGFKCWEEESVAATLDQLAQPGRKVVLTAGPDKQELAMINRIRALCVSKDVVSLAGQFTLPQLAALIDHARLFIGVDSAPMHMAAALETPCIALFGPTKLQHWRPWGDNNHVIWAGDYGPLPSPDSIDTKTDQRYLSAIPVKDVVAAARSYLNE, from the coding sequence ATGGCCAGCCTGACTCCAGCAAACTTCTCTCCAAAAAATATATTACTGATTAAGCTGCGCCATCATGGTGACATGCTGCTCACAACGCCCGCCATTAATGCGCTTCATGAGCGTTATCCGCAGGCCAGCATCGACGTGTTGCTCTATAAAGAGACGCGTCCGATGCTGGAAGCGCATCCGGCTATCCGCCATTTGCACGTCATCGATCGCAAATGGAAGCAGGAGGGAACCTGGCGCAAGCTGGGCCATGAGCGTGCATTAATTCGCGCCGTGCGTGACGCCCATTATGATCTGGTGATTAATCTGGCCGATCAGTGGCGCGCAGCTCTTATTACCCGGTTCTCTGCGGCGCCCGTTCGTATCGGTTTTGCGTTTAAAAAACGCGATAACGCGCTGTGGCGATGGTGTCACAACCGGCTGGTCCCCACCCACAATCACAGTAAACTGCATACCGTTGAGCAGAATATGTCGGCGCTGGCGCCCCTTGGCATCAGCAGCGACGGCGCGCGCGTCTCAATGCACTACAGCGACGCTGATCAGCAAACGGTGCAGGCCCGACTGGCGGAACATCATGTCACCGCGCCCTATATTGTGGTGCAGCCCACTTCTCGCTGGGGATTCAAATGCTGGGAAGAGGAGAGCGTTGCCGCCACGCTTGATCAGCTGGCGCAGCCGGGCCGCAAAGTGGTGCTGACCGCCGGGCCGGACAAGCAGGAGCTGGCGATGATTAACCGCATTCGCGCGCTCTGTGTATCGAAGGATGTGGTTTCGCTGGCGGGTCAGTTCACTCTGCCGCAGCTGGCGGCGCTGATCGATCACGCCCGGCTGTTTATTGGTGTCGACTCTGCGCCGATGCACATGGCGGCCGCGCTTGAAACGCCCTGCATTGCGCTGTTTGGCCCGACCAAGCTGCAGCACTGGCGGCCCTGGGGCGACAACAATCATGTCATCTGGGCGGGCGATTATGGCCCGCTGCCCTCACCCGATTCCATCGACACCAAAACTGACCAGCGTTATCTCTCGGCCATTCCGGTGAAGGATGTGGTCGCGGCAGCGAGGAGCTACCTGAATGAGTAA
- the coaD gene encoding pantetheine-phosphate adenylyltransferase, producing the protein MTTKAIYPGTFDPVTLGHLDIVTRAAQMFDQVILAVAASPSKKPMFSLDERVALAGQVVADLPNVEVVGFSDLMANFARDQQANVLVRGLRAVSDFEYEMQLAQMNRHLLPTLESVFLMPSEGFSFISSSLVKEVARHGGDVSAFLPAPVHQALLAKLA; encoded by the coding sequence ATGACCACGAAAGCCATCTATCCCGGTACGTTTGATCCTGTGACGCTCGGCCATCTCGACATCGTGACGCGGGCAGCGCAAATGTTTGATCAGGTCATTCTGGCCGTTGCCGCCAGCCCCAGTAAAAAACCGATGTTCAGCCTGGATGAGCGCGTGGCGCTGGCCGGTCAGGTGGTTGCCGACCTGCCCAACGTTGAGGTCGTCGGCTTCAGCGATCTGATGGCGAATTTCGCCCGTGATCAGCAGGCGAATGTGCTGGTCCGTGGTTTGCGGGCGGTGTCAGATTTTGAATATGAAATGCAGCTGGCGCAGATGAATCGTCATCTGCTGCCCACGCTGGAGAGTGTCTTCCTGATGCCGTCTGAAGGCTTTTCGTTTATCTCTTCTTCACTGGTCAAAGAGGTGGCGCGTCACGGCGGCGATGTCAGCGCCTTCCTGCCCGCGCCAGTACATCAGGCACTGCTGGCTAAACTGGCTTAA